Proteins encoded by one window of Salicibibacter halophilus:
- a CDS encoding ABC transporter ATP-binding protein — MLRLSQIYKVFNEGTIDEKTALEDVNLTLDPGDFVTVIGSNGAGKSTLMNMISGKLTPDVGAVEIDGRNVTKLAEYERSMFIGRVFQDPMAGTAPSMTIEENMSMAYSRTKKRSAFSVGVTKKRKHYFKEKLESLGLGLEDRLTAKVGFLSGGERQALSLLMATFTTPSILLLDEHTAALDPARAELITGITKDIVEETRLTTLMVTHNMQQALDLGNRLIMMDKGKIIFEASGDEKQALTIEQLLNEFQKIRGEQLANDRAVLG; from the coding sequence CTGCTTCGACTAAGTCAGATCTATAAAGTTTTTAATGAAGGGACGATTGACGAAAAGACCGCTCTCGAGGACGTGAATCTAACCCTGGACCCCGGGGATTTTGTGACGGTGATCGGCAGTAATGGAGCGGGGAAGTCAACGCTCATGAACATGATTTCAGGTAAATTGACACCGGACGTCGGCGCCGTGGAAATCGATGGACGAAACGTGACGAAGCTTGCCGAATATGAACGATCGATGTTTATCGGCCGTGTATTTCAAGATCCCATGGCCGGAACGGCACCATCAATGACGATCGAAGAAAACATGTCGATGGCTTATAGCCGCACAAAGAAGCGTTCTGCATTTTCCGTTGGTGTGACGAAAAAAAGAAAGCATTATTTTAAAGAAAAACTCGAGAGCCTCGGCCTCGGACTGGAAGATCGCCTCACGGCGAAAGTCGGTTTCCTTTCCGGCGGGGAACGCCAAGCGTTGTCTTTGCTGATGGCAACGTTTACGACCCCGTCGATTCTTTTGCTTGATGAACATACCGCCGCTTTGGATCCCGCGCGTGCGGAACTGATCACTGGCATCACAAAAGACATCGTCGAAGAAACACGGCTGACGACGTTAATGGTCACGCACAATATGCAGCAAGCCCTGGATCTTGGCAATCGCTTAATCATGATGGATAAAGGAAAAATCATTTTTGAAGCTTCCGGTGACGAAAAGCAAGCACTCACGATCGAGCAGTTGCTTAATGAATTCCAAAAGATCCGCGGAGAGCAACTCGCGAATGATCGGGCGGTGCTAGGTTGA
- a CDS encoding SDR family oxidoreductase, whose product MKLKGKVAVVTGAGSGVGRAIAQRFAREGAKVVVSDKNIDAAKETLSSIEVSGWVAFAHRADITREEDVEHLIDAAIEHFGTFDILVNTIGMMDDTVPAAEITDERWHRVLDVNTTGMMRTIRKALPIFIKKQQGVIINIGGFANGAGFASMASMHAVLGMTKNVGFQYGNEGIRCNAIAPEIDVELDSSGEEVAGIALFLASEDAAFVNGEVIRADASG is encoded by the coding sequence ATGAAATTGAAGGGAAAAGTCGCGGTCGTCACCGGTGCTGGTTCAGGTGTGGGGCGAGCGATTGCTCAGCGTTTCGCTCGGGAAGGGGCAAAAGTTGTTGTTTCCGATAAAAATATCGACGCGGCAAAAGAAACGTTATCGAGCATTGAGGTGAGTGGCTGGGTGGCATTTGCGCATCGGGCAGACATCACGCGGGAAGAAGACGTTGAGCATTTGATTGACGCAGCGATTGAACATTTCGGGACGTTTGATATTCTCGTGAATACCATCGGGATGATGGATGATACGGTCCCGGCTGCCGAAATCACTGACGAACGCTGGCACCGAGTTCTCGATGTAAACACCACCGGCATGATGCGAACGATCCGTAAAGCCCTTCCTATTTTTATAAAAAAGCAGCAAGGCGTGATCATCAACATCGGGGGCTTCGCAAACGGGGCCGGATTTGCTTCTATGGCTTCGATGCACGCGGTGCTCGGCATGACAAAAAACGTCGGCTTTCAGTACGGGAATGAAGGCATCCGCTGTAACGCGATCGCGCCTGAAATCGACGTGGAACTTGACTCGTCCGGCGAAGAAGTAGCCGGGATTGCCCTTTTTCTCGCTTCCGAAGATGCCGCTTTTGTGAACGGCGAGGTAATTCGAGCCGACGCGAGTGGCTGA
- a CDS encoding 2-hydroxyacid dehydrogenase, with protein MGVKTLPRKIYVTRKLPEDIESRLAEHFDVRSWDEEDKPVPRETLLEEIKDVDGLFCMITEKIDEEILQAGKHLKVVANMAVGYNNIDVETATANGITVTNTPDVLTETTADLAFALLMASARRLTETSDTLRKGEWGAWSPMQFTGQDIFGATLGIIGLGRIGEAVVKRAKGFEMDVLYHSRTRKKDKESELDIGYAELDQLLTKADFALLLLPYSSESHHLIGKRELALMKENAILINASRGGIVDEDALYHALNNGEIWGAGLDVYEQEPVPTDHPLLTLSNVTAVPHIGSASVKTRRAMADLAADNLIEGLNGKKAVTPVNLHN; from the coding sequence ATGGGAGTGAAAACGTTGCCCCGTAAAATCTATGTTACTCGAAAATTACCGGAAGATATTGAGTCGCGACTCGCTGAACATTTTGATGTACGGTCATGGGACGAAGAAGACAAGCCGGTGCCACGAGAGACGTTGCTGGAAGAAATCAAAGACGTCGATGGGTTATTTTGCATGATCACGGAAAAGATTGATGAAGAAATCTTGCAAGCAGGGAAACATTTAAAAGTTGTCGCGAACATGGCCGTCGGGTATAACAATATTGATGTGGAAACCGCCACTGCTAACGGCATTACAGTCACGAACACGCCTGACGTCTTGACGGAAACGACTGCCGATCTCGCGTTCGCGCTCTTAATGGCATCCGCGCGCCGTTTGACGGAAACGTCGGATACGCTTAGAAAAGGAGAGTGGGGCGCATGGTCGCCGATGCAGTTCACCGGTCAGGACATATTCGGCGCAACGCTCGGCATCATTGGCCTTGGCAGAATCGGCGAAGCAGTCGTGAAGCGCGCGAAGGGCTTTGAAATGGACGTGCTCTACCATAGCCGAACGAGAAAAAAAGACAAAGAGTCGGAGCTGGACATTGGATACGCGGAATTGGACCAGCTACTCACAAAGGCTGATTTTGCTCTCCTCCTTTTGCCCTACAGTTCAGAAAGTCATCACTTGATTGGGAAGCGGGAACTTGCTTTAATGAAAGAGAATGCGATTTTGATTAATGCCTCCCGCGGTGGTATCGTTGATGAAGATGCGCTCTATCACGCACTCAACAATGGCGAGATTTGGGGCGCCGGACTTGATGTCTATGAACAAGAACCCGTTCCAACGGACCATCCGCTCTTAACGTTGTCGAACGTCACGGCAGTCCCGCATATTGGCAGCGCCAGTGTAAAAACGCGACGCGCGATGGCCGATTTAGCCGCGGATAATCTCATTGAAGGTCTCAATGGAAAAAAAGCAGTGACACCGGTCAATTTACACAATTAG
- a CDS encoding ribose-phosphate diphosphokinase: MSYSLNDSFKIFTLSSNPALTNEVVEHLGCELGKSSVKRFSDGEIQVSIEESVRGCEVYVVQSTAQPGNEHVMELLIMLDALKRASAKKINVLIPYYGYARQDRKARSREPITAKLIANLLEAAGATRVITMDLHAPQIQGFFDIPVDQLLGVPIIADYFKEKQLEDVVVVAPDNGGVMRARRMADELNVPIAFIDKRRPQPNVAEVMNIVGEFEGKNAIIIDDLIDTAGTITSAANALIENGANAVYACCTHPVLSGPAISRIDGSPIKELVVTNTIELPEEKMIDKITTLSVAPLVADAIHRVHNEVSVSSLFE, encoded by the coding sequence ATGAGCTATTCGTTAAATGATTCATTTAAAATTTTTACATTAAGTTCCAATCCTGCACTCACGAACGAAGTAGTCGAACACCTTGGCTGTGAACTCGGAAAAAGTTCCGTCAAACGTTTCAGTGACGGGGAAATCCAGGTGAGCATCGAGGAGAGCGTCCGCGGGTGTGAAGTCTACGTCGTACAATCGACAGCCCAACCGGGGAACGAACACGTAATGGAATTATTGATTATGCTGGATGCATTAAAGCGCGCATCGGCAAAAAAGATCAATGTACTCATTCCTTATTATGGCTACGCGAGACAGGATCGAAAGGCGCGCTCCCGGGAACCGATTACCGCGAAATTGATCGCCAATCTTCTGGAAGCCGCCGGCGCAACCCGGGTGATCACCATGGACTTGCACGCGCCTCAAATTCAAGGATTCTTTGACATACCCGTTGATCAATTATTGGGCGTGCCGATCATCGCGGATTATTTTAAAGAGAAACAGTTGGAAGATGTTGTGGTTGTCGCTCCCGATAATGGCGGCGTTATGCGTGCCCGCAGAATGGCCGACGAGCTGAATGTGCCAATCGCGTTCATCGACAAGCGGCGCCCGCAGCCGAACGTGGCCGAAGTCATGAATATCGTCGGCGAGTTCGAAGGCAAAAATGCCATCATTATTGATGACCTCATCGATACTGCCGGCACGATCACATCCGCTGCCAATGCTCTGATCGAAAACGGCGCCAATGCCGTCTATGCCTGTTGCACGCACCCGGTTCTTTCCGGTCCCGCGATCAGCCGCATCGACGGATCCCCGATCAAAGAACTCGTCGTGACCAACACGATCGAGCTACCCGAGGAAAAAATGATCGACAAGATCACTACCCTCTCTGTTGCGCCGCTCGTGGCAGACGCGATACACAGAGTGCATAATGAGGTGTCGGTAAGCAGCTTATTTGAATAA